The nucleotide window CAAAGAAAGTTATGTAGATAAAAGTCGTTTGGGCTGTGTTGGTGCAAGTTATGGTGGTTATTCTGTGTTTTATTTGGCTGGAATTCATAACAACCGTTTCAAAACATTTATTGCCCACGATGGAGTTTTCAATACCCAAAGTATGTTCGGGACTACTGAAGAAGTTTTCTTCAACTACTGGGATTTTGGTGGGGCTTATTGGGAGAAAGACAATGCTGTGGCTCAAAAAGCATACACAAAATTCAATCCTATAAATTATGTTCAAAATTGGAATAAGCCTATTTTGATTATTCAGGGAGGAATTGATTTCAGGGTGCCAATTGGTCAAGCTCAAGAAGCTTTTCAGGCAGCGCAAATACGTGGTTTAAAAAGCCGATTATTATATTTCCCTGAAGAGAATCACTGGGTGTTAAAACCACAAAATGCTCAGATTTGGCAAAATGAGTTTTTTAAATGGCTTAAAGAAACCTTGTAGATTGTAATTTAATTAATAATTTAGTAACGATAATGTAACAATATTTTGGTTTTTGTTACAAATGTAAAAACTATAACTTATTTTAAAAATGTATAAATTATCAATTAAATCACTTTTTATTGCAACAACTCTAGTGGTTGGAATGAATTCGATGACTGCTCAAGATGGGTTAGTTAACTCATTGAAAGTAAATGCCAGTGAAAAAAGCGCAGAAAGTTTCAAGTTTACTGATGTTATTAATTTGGCTAATACTTCCATTAAGAACCAAGGATCTTCGGGAACTTGTTGGAGTTATTCTACGAATTCGTTTTTAGAATCCGAGATGATCAGAATGGGAAAACAGCCAGTTGAATTATCACAGGTTTTTTCTGCTAGAAATGCTTATGTTGAAAAAGGAAAAAATTACGTGCGCATGCATGGAGCCGTAACTTTGGGAGACGGAGGGGAATTGCATGATGTAATTAATATGTACAGAAAGTATGGAGCTGTTCCACAATCCGTTTATACAGGATTGAATTATGGTACTTCGAAAAATAAGTTCGCTGAAATGGCTGCTTTGACTGAGGGTATGTTGGCTGCAATTGTGAAAAATCCGAATGGCGAATTAACTCCTAACTGGGAGAAAGCCTATGCTGCTGTAATCGATTCTTATTTAGGACAAGTTCCTGAGAATTTTATGTACAAAGGAAAAAGCTATACGCCACAAACTTTTGCCAAAGAAGTTGTGGGAATCAATCCGGAGGAATATGTGGAATTTGCATCTTATGCCAATGTTCCTTACTATACAAAAACGATGATGATGGTTCCGGATAACTGGTCATTTGATTTGGTTTATAATATCAAAATGAACGATATGACGGCTATCATTGACAATGCATTGAAAAACGGTTATACTGTAGCTTGGGCATCAGATGTGAGCGAGAAAAGTTTTAGTTGGAAAAATGGATTGGCTTATGTTCCAACTAAAAAGTTTGATGAAATGACGGCCGAAGAAAAAGAAAATATGTTCAACGGACCAAAACCAGAATTGGAAATTACCGAGGAAATTCGCCAAAAAGCATTTGACAATTACCAAACCACTGACGATCACGCAATGCATATTGTTGGTATTGCCAAAGACCAAATGGGAAAAGAGTATTATATCGTAAAAAATTCTTGGGGATCAACTAATGATTATAAAGGATATTTGTATGTGAGCAAAAATTTTGTAAAATACAAAACAACTTCATTGATGGTAAATAAAGGAGGTCTTCCATCTGATATTGCTAAGAAAATAGGGGCTTAATAAAATTTAAAGCTTTAATTACAAAGAAAACCTCACAATATTGTGAGGTTTTTATTTTTAAAACTATCTGAGTTCAGGTAAAGTTTTTCAATTAAGTCTGCTGAAGATTCTAAGTTTATTCATTTTTGTAATTCTTATCTTTGAAATATGAACAGTAAAAAAAGCTATATCCCTATAAAGATATTTATCAGTTATCTAGTTTTGGCGGCACTTTTTGTAGGTGTAAGCTGGTTTCTATATTCGGAAAACAGAGGGTTTTCTGAGACAGAGAGTAAAGTTACCAAAGAGAATAATAAGATTTTAAAAGTTAGTAATTTACTTTCTAATATATACAAAACCGAAAGTTTAGCTAGAATAACCATTCAATCAGATTCAAAGAAGGACTTTGAAAATTATATTTCCAAAACGGATTCTTTAAAGCTAGAAATCGATTCTTTAAAACTATTGGTAACAACTCAGTATCAAATTACATTGTTGGATAGTGTGAAGCTTTTGTTATCTAAAAAAACAAATAATATAAAGGATCTTAAAAGCATAAAAAATAAATCAAATGATGAAACGGCTCTCAAAAAAGCCATTAATGATTTGACAAAAATGGAATCATCGCTTAGAAAACTTCAGTTGGAAGATTTTATAAAACAACCAGCTAAATTGGGGAATTATCAGCAAAGTGTCCTTAAAAAATATGTTGCTTATTTAAACGAAAATATTCCAGATGACAGTACGAATACATTAAGTAAAAAAGAATCGGATTCGATTATAATGGTGTCAAAAACCTTGTTGAATGAGGTCAAAAATGCAACTTTGAAGAAGAAATTCACATTAAATTTGGAAGAAAATAAGTTGCTTCAAAATGAACTTCTAATTTCAGATCAACTAAGAAAAGTCTTGAGTATTATCGAAACCGAAATAATTAGAAATACAACAAGAAACTATCAGGAAAAGGAAAAATCATTAAAACAAAATAATCAAATCGTTACCATAGCGGCAGTACTCGGATTGTTTTCAACTTTGTTTTTTTTAATTTTGATTCTAAATGATTTTTCCAAAACGGAATCCTATAAAAAACAACTTGAAGAAGCTAACAGTACAACCAAAAAATTGCTCAGAAACAGAGAACAGCTTATCTCTACAGTCAGTCACGATTTAAAAACACCATTGAGTACAATTATAGGATATACAGAGCTTTTAGGAAATTCTGAATTGACAAAAAAGCAATTGTATTTTGCCAATAACATAAAAGGTTCCTCAGAATACATTACAAAATTGATTCAGGACTTACTTGATTTTACACAAATTGAAGCGGGAAAAATAATAATCGAAAAGCTTCCTTTTTCGTTGTATGACGTTATTCAGGAAGTTGCAAAAAGTGTCCAATCGATATATGACCAAAAGACGATCCATCTTTCTATTGACATTGAGGAAATTTTCCAAAATAAAATTATAGGAGATCCATTCCGATTGAGGCAAATAGTAACTAATATAATTGGTAATGCCTTTAAATTTACTGCAGAAGGATTTATTAAGATTGAAGTAAAAGTCGATATTGAAAACCATTTTATTACAATTAAAGTCGAAGATTCCGGAATTGGAATAGAAGAAGACAAACAACAATTGATTTTTGAAGAATTCACTCAAGCGGATGAAAGTATCGAAAAAAAATATGGAGGAACCGGATTAGGGCTTACTATTTCAAAAAAAATTATTGAAATTCTTGGTGGGAAATTAAACCTAAAGAGCGTTTATGGTAAAGGCAGTGCTTTTGAAATTCAATTGCCATTGTTGTTTGATTCTTCTTCACAAAAATCGAACATAATAGGTTATTCTGATAATAAGTTAACAGCAGTTGTTGTTGATGATGACATTAATTTGTTGAAGTTAACGACGGAAGTTTTACAGCAGAATAATTTTAAAGTTTTGTTCTTTAACAATGCTTCGGGTGCACTTGAAGCACTAGAAAGCAATCCGTTTGATTTTATAATTACCGATATTCAAATGCCAGAAATAGACGGATTTCTATTTTTGAAAAAAGTAAAGGAATCTACTACTATAAATTTTGACGAAAAGCCAGTTATAGCAATGACTGGAAGAACCGATCTGGAAAAGGAAATCTATATAAAAGCAGGATTTTCGGATGTGATACGAAAGCCGTGTTCTCCAAAAGTATTGCTTGAAATTGTAAATTCCATTTTGAATAATAACCAATCACACTTTTCTACAACCCATGAAATTGAGGGAATAGAGGATTCAATAAAAAAATATTCGTTAACCACTTTGAAATTATTCTTATCTACTGACGAAGGCGCTTTGAAAGAGCTTTTGTACACTTTTATGACATCTACAAAAGAAAACTTAGCAATATTAGAAGAAGGGATTTCAGAAAAAGATATTTTAAAAGTAAAAGGGACTGCCCATAGAATGAAGCCGATGTTTAACCAAATTAAAGCTCATGAAATTGTTCAAATTTTAAGTGATTTAGAACTCAAAGAACTTTCATTTGAGGAAATGGATGTTAAATTCAAAATTTTGAAGACAGAAATCGTATCGTTTTTTTTGCTTTTAGAAAAAGAAGTAAACTAATCTATATTGTACTGTTTTAATTTGTTATATAATGTTTTTCTGTTTATTTTAAGCAATTTTGCTGTTTCTGACTTGTTGTTTTTCGCTTGTTCCAAAGCATTCAAAATGGCTTCTTTTTCATTTTCAAACAAAGAAAAATCATTAATAATTTTGTTTGCCATTTGAAAAATTTCATGTGGGAGTGTATTTTTTTCGATAAAATCACCTTGGGATAATAGAGTGGCTCTCTTAATAATATTTTGAAGTTCTCTTAAATTTCCAGGCCATCTGTAATTTTCAAAAACAGTCACCACTTCTGGGGAAAACCCTATGATGTTTTTATTTAATTGTTGATTTGCTTTGCCAAGAAAGAAATCTGCAAAAATCATTAAATCTTCATTCCTTTCATTCAGCGAAGGGGATTGAATCGAGAATTCATTGATTCGATGGTATAAATCTTCACGGAAGGTTCCGTTCTTTACGGCTTCCCTTAAATCTTCATTCGTTGCGGTGATTATTCGGATATCAACATTAATTTCTTTATTGCTTCCTACAGGTTTTATTTTTCTTTCCTGTAAAGCTCTTAAGAGTTGAATTTGGTTTTCGTAGGAAAGATTGCCTATTTCATCAAGAAAAAGAGTCCCTTTATTGGCAGCCTCAAAACAACCAATTTTGTCATTTATAGCTCCTGTGAATGAACCTTTTAAATGACCAAAAAACTCACTGGCAGCTAATTCTTTCGGAATTGCTCCACAATCAACAGCTATGAAATTATTGTTTTTTCTTGGGCTATTTTGATGAATACTTTTTGCGATAACCTCTTTTCCTGTTCCGCTTTCACCAATAATTAAAACAGACATGTCAGTTGGACTTACAAGTTGAATGTATTCTGCCAATTTTTTTGATGCTGCTGAAATTCCTAAAATAACATCTTCATCTGTCGTTTTTGTTTTGTTATTTGAAATTGTTTTATTAGTTAAATTGGTATCAGTGATTTCCAATGCATTTGAAATAACGAGTAAAACTTCTTCTGGATTAAATGGTTTCGAAATATAATCGGCAGCACCATTTTTTATAGCTTTTACGGCAGTATTAACATCAGAATAACCAGTCATTAAGATAACTGGAATTGTTGGGTATGCCTTTTTAAATTCAGACATAAGTTCAATTCCATCGTAGTTTGGAAGTCTTAAATCTGTAATAATAAGGTCAAAGTTTTGACTTTTAATTTTAGTTTTTGCTTCTTCTGCTGTAAATGCAGTTGTTACAGTATAAGATTTTTTTTCGAGAAAATTTTCCAACATCATACAAAAGGAAACATCGTCTTCTATCAATAAAATCTTTGACATAGGTTTTAACTTTATTTGCTAATGTAAAGTTATTAAAATTATATATTCATAATAAACTTATAAAAAAAAGAGATTCATTGAATCTCTCTCCTCTTGAATCTAAATATTTAGTTCTGCAACTTATTTTTTTGTCAAGTTTCCAGCTGCATCTGTGTAAACAGTAGATTTCTGGTCACCTACTTTTATATCTAGTTTAAATTCTTTCTTTTCATTAATATATGCTTTTTCAATAACCGCGTCAGGTTTAGCAGTTTTTAAGGCTAATATCACTGAACTTGGTACCTCTTCCAATTTGATTTCTGTAAATTTTTCTTCAACTGTTTGTGTTGAAACCGATGATTTTGCTGCTGCTGTAGTTTGTGCAAATGTTGTGAAACTTCCCAAAATGATTGCTGCTGATAAGATTAATTTTTTCATAATAATAGTTTTTTTTAATGATTTAATTCTCTAGTTTGCTTTGTATGATTATTTTTTTATCCAGTTTCCAGTTGCATCTGCATATAGCGCTCCTGCTTTTTCACCAACTGTGATCTCTAGTTTGTATTCTTTTTTCTCATTAATATAAGCTTTGTTAAGTACAGCGGTTGGATAAGCTTTTACTAATGCTTTTTTTACTGTTTCTGGTACTTCTTCAACTTTAATTTCTGTATACGTCTCTTGAACAGTTTGAGTTGTCTGTTCTGTTTTTGGTGGAGTTGATTGTTGTGCGAATGTTGAGAAACTCCCTAAAATGAATGCAGCTGATACGATTAATTTTTTCATGATAAATATTTTTTAAATTTTATATTTTACTTAATGAAATTATTATGCCAACTTATTTAGTTTGCTTGAAATATGTGTAATTATTTGGTTTTTAAATAGTTGTAAATTTTGTGAAATTTGTGAGCTCTATTGAAGTGTGTAATTTTTAATAATTAGTGGGTAAATTTTACACACTTATTTAGATTTCAACAAAAAAGGCCTTGCGGTTTTATGCAAGGCCTTTTTGATATATCTCAATTTAATGATCTGGTTATTGTACAACTAGTTCTTGTTTAGTAGTGAGATAGAAATTAGATAGTGAAGTGGCGCGTCTAAATAGTTTTAGAGATAGATTGTTTTTATGTAGAGACACTTTTATAGAGACAAAAAAACCCATTCGGTTGGAATGGGTTTAATTTTTTGATTTATTCTGGATCATTCATTTTGAAATCGTCCATAAAGGCAGTGGTGTAATCCCCTGCGATGTATCTTGCGTCATCCATCAATTGTCTGTGGAATGGAATTGTTGTTTTGATACCTTCGATTACGAATTCGTCTAATGCTCTTCTCATTTTACTGATAGCTTCTTCACGAGTTTGGGCTGTAGTAATCAATTTGGCAATCATCGAATCGTAGTTTGGCGGAATCGTATAGCCTGAGTACACGTGTGTGTCAAGGCGTACTCCGTGACCACCTGGCATATGCAAAGTAGTGATTTTTCCCGGAGACGGTCTGAAGTCGTTATATGGATCTTCGGCATTGATACGAACCTCGATCGCGTGTAATTGAGGAAGGTAGTTTCTTCCTGAAATTGGCACACCAGCAGCAACTAGGATTTGCTCACGAATCAAGTCGTAATCAACTACTTGTTCTGTAATTGGGTGCTCAACTTGAATACGAGTATTCATTTCCATGAAGTAGAAGTTTCTGTGTTTGTCCACTAAAAATTCTACAGTTCCGGCACCTTCGTATTTAATATATTCGGCTGCTTTTACAGCTGCTTCACCCATTTTTGCGCGTAATTCGTCGGTCATGAATGGAGAAGGTGTTTCTTCGGTCAATTTTTGGTGACGACGTTGAACAGAACAGTCTCTTTCAGAAAGGTGACATGCTTTACCGTAAGCATCACCAACAACTTGAATTTCGATGTGGCGTGGCTCCTCGATTAATTTTTCCATGTACATTCCGTCGTTACCGAAAGCCGCAGCAGCTTCTTGACGGGCACTTTCCCAAGCTTTCAAAAGATCTTCTTCTTTCCAGATAGCTCTCATCCCTTTTCCACCACCACCGGCAGTAGCTTTCATCATTACAGGGTATCCTATTTTTGCTGCAGTTTCTTTAGCGTCTTCGTAAGAATCCAAAATTCCTTCAGAACCTGGTACACAAGGAACACCTGCTTCAATCATCGTGGCTTTTGCGGATGCTTTATCACCCATTCTGTCAATCATTTCTGGTGACGCACCGATGAATTTTATGTTGTGTTCCTGGCAAATTTTAGAAAATTTTGCATTTTCAGAAAGGAATCCGTAACCAGGGTGAATTGCGTCTGCGTTTGTAATTTCGGCAGCAGCAATAATATTGGACATCTTTAAATAAGATAAGTTACTTGGTGCTGGTCCGATACAAACAGCTTCGTCTGCAAATTTCACGTGCAGACTTTCAGCATCTGCAGTAGAGTAAACGGCAACAGTTTTGATTCCCATTTCTCTACACGTTCGGATAACGCGAAGTGCAATTTCTCCTCTATTTGCTATTAGTATTTTTTTAAACATTTTTTTTCAATTAGATAATTAGGCAATTTTGATAATTAGATAATTAGTTTTTTAGTTTGATTTAAAATCAAATCTGCAATCTAAAATCTGCAATCTAAAATCTAAAATTATGATGGATCTACTAAGAATAAAGGTTGGTCAAATTCTACCGGAGACATATCGTCTACCAATATTTTTACAATTTTACCAGATATTTCAGATTCAATTTCATTGAATAATTTCATTGCTTCAATAACACAAAGAACATCTCCTTTTCCAATAGCTTTACCAACTTCTACAAACATTGGTTTGTCTGGAGCAGGTTTTCTGTAGAAAGTACCAATCATTGGTGATTTAATTGTGATGTAATTTGCGTTTTCGGCAGCTGGAGTTTCTGCTGGAGCGGCTGCGACTGGAGCAATTTGTTGAGGAACGACAGCTTGAGGTAGAGCGTTTTGTACAGGTAGTTGTTGTACATAAGTTGCTTCGGTAACGTTTCCTTCTAAAGTAGTTCTGATGGTGATTTTAACATCATCCATTTCTAATTTTACTTCAGCAACACCTGAATTTGCAACAAATTTGATTAGATTTTGAATTTCTTTTAAATCCATAATTATTTCTTTTTAGTTTATTTATTTTTTGTCGTAGGCCCAAGTTAAGTAAATCGATCCCCAAGTGAAACCGCCACCAAAGGCAGCAAAAATAATAGTATCCCCTTTTTTGAAAAGGTGTTCAAAATCGTAAAGTACTAAAGGTAATGTTGCTGATGTGGTATTTCCGTATTTTTCAATATTCATCAATACTTTGGAATCTTCCAGATTCATTCTGTGAGCAGTCGCATCAATGATACGTTTGTTTGCCTGATGGGACACCAGCCAATTTACGTCTTCATTAGTCAAATTATTTTTTTTCAAAATCAATTCACTTGCGTCAGCCATATTGGTAACTGCATATTTGAAAACAGTTTTACCGTCTTGCATTATATTGTGTTGTCTGTTTTTTACAGTATCTTCAGAAGCAGGAATTAAAGATCCTCCGGCTGGTATTTTAAGAAAATCGCGTCCAATACCATCGCTTCTTAAATATTCATCCTGTAAACCAAAACCTTCGTAATTTGGCTCAAATAATACAGCTCCTGCACCATCACCAAAAATGATACAAGTAGCTCTGTCTGTATAATCCACAATGGAAGACATTTTATCGGCACCAATTAAGAGTACTTTTTTGTATCGTCCAGATTGTACATAAGCAGCAGCAGTAGACATTCCATAAAGGAAGCTTGAACAAGCGGCTTGTAAGTCGTAAGCGAATGCGTTTGTGGCTCCAATTGCAGTTGCTACATAAACACCTGTTGCAGCAACCGGCATATCTGGGGTTGCAGTTGCCATTAAAATTAAATCTATTTCAAGAGGGTCAATGTTTGCTTTTGCTATTAAATCTTCGGCAGCTTTTATAGCAAGAAAAGAAGTTCCTTTATCAGCGTCCTTTAATATTCTTCTCTCTTTAATTCCGGTGCGTGTGGTTATCCATTCGTCATTCGTTTCGACCATCGTTTCCAGTTCTTTGTTTGAAAGAACATAATCAGGAACATAACCACCGACTGCGGTAATTGCGGCTGTAATTGTACTCATTATATGCGATTATTTATTGTCAAATGTTGCCATTTGCAAAATTTTTAAAAGGCTTTAAATTTACAAAAAAAAACCAAACTAATAATTTTAGGGTTTCTTATTTGCGGTAAATTATAAACAACAAAAAAAACTCTCACGAAGTGAGAGTTCCAGTATTGTTTACAAAAATGTATTAAGCAAGAGCTACTTCAGATTTATCGATAACAACTTGTCCTC belongs to Flavobacterium aquiphilum and includes:
- a CDS encoding aminopeptidase C — protein: MYKLSIKSLFIATTLVVGMNSMTAQDGLVNSLKVNASEKSAESFKFTDVINLANTSIKNQGSSGTCWSYSTNSFLESEMIRMGKQPVELSQVFSARNAYVEKGKNYVRMHGAVTLGDGGELHDVINMYRKYGAVPQSVYTGLNYGTSKNKFAEMAALTEGMLAAIVKNPNGELTPNWEKAYAAVIDSYLGQVPENFMYKGKSYTPQTFAKEVVGINPEEYVEFASYANVPYYTKTMMMVPDNWSFDLVYNIKMNDMTAIIDNALKNGYTVAWASDVSEKSFSWKNGLAYVPTKKFDEMTAEEKENMFNGPKPELEITEEIRQKAFDNYQTTDDHAMHIVGIAKDQMGKEYYIVKNSWGSTNDYKGYLYVSKNFVKYKTTSLMVNKGGLPSDIAKKIGA
- a CDS encoding hybrid sensor histidine kinase/response regulator; this translates as MNSKKSYIPIKIFISYLVLAALFVGVSWFLYSENRGFSETESKVTKENNKILKVSNLLSNIYKTESLARITIQSDSKKDFENYISKTDSLKLEIDSLKLLVTTQYQITLLDSVKLLLSKKTNNIKDLKSIKNKSNDETALKKAINDLTKMESSLRKLQLEDFIKQPAKLGNYQQSVLKKYVAYLNENIPDDSTNTLSKKESDSIIMVSKTLLNEVKNATLKKKFTLNLEENKLLQNELLISDQLRKVLSIIETEIIRNTTRNYQEKEKSLKQNNQIVTIAAVLGLFSTLFFLILILNDFSKTESYKKQLEEANSTTKKLLRNREQLISTVSHDLKTPLSTIIGYTELLGNSELTKKQLYFANNIKGSSEYITKLIQDLLDFTQIEAGKIIIEKLPFSLYDVIQEVAKSVQSIYDQKTIHLSIDIEEIFQNKIIGDPFRLRQIVTNIIGNAFKFTAEGFIKIEVKVDIENHFITIKVEDSGIGIEEDKQQLIFEEFTQADESIEKKYGGTGLGLTISKKIIEILGGKLNLKSVYGKGSAFEIQLPLLFDSSSQKSNIIGYSDNKLTAVVVDDDINLLKLTTEVLQQNNFKVLFFNNASGALEALESNPFDFIITDIQMPEIDGFLFLKKVKESTTINFDEKPVIAMTGRTDLEKEIYIKAGFSDVIRKPCSPKVLLEIVNSILNNNQSHFSTTHEIEGIEDSIKKYSLTTLKLFLSTDEGALKELLYTFMTSTKENLAILEEGISEKDILKVKGTAHRMKPMFNQIKAHEIVQILSDLELKELSFEEMDVKFKILKTEIVSFFLLLEKEVN
- a CDS encoding sigma-54-dependent transcriptional regulator, whose amino-acid sequence is MSKILLIEDDVSFCMMLENFLEKKSYTVTTAFTAEEAKTKIKSQNFDLIITDLRLPNYDGIELMSEFKKAYPTIPVILMTGYSDVNTAVKAIKNGAADYISKPFNPEEVLLVISNALEITDTNLTNKTISNNKTKTTDEDVILGISAASKKLAEYIQLVSPTDMSVLIIGESGTGKEVIAKSIHQNSPRKNNNFIAVDCGAIPKELAASEFFGHLKGSFTGAINDKIGCFEAANKGTLFLDEIGNLSYENQIQLLRALQERKIKPVGSNKEINVDIRIITATNEDLREAVKNGTFREDLYHRINEFSIQSPSLNERNEDLMIFADFFLGKANQQLNKNIIGFSPEVVTVFENYRWPGNLRELQNIIKRATLLSQGDFIEKNTLPHEIFQMANKIINDFSLFENEKEAILNALEQAKNNKSETAKLLKINRKTLYNKLKQYNID
- the accC gene encoding acetyl-CoA carboxylase biotin carboxylase subunit, giving the protein MFKKILIANRGEIALRVIRTCREMGIKTVAVYSTADAESLHVKFADEAVCIGPAPSNLSYLKMSNIIAAAEITNADAIHPGYGFLSENAKFSKICQEHNIKFIGASPEMIDRMGDKASAKATMIEAGVPCVPGSEGILDSYEDAKETAAKIGYPVMMKATAGGGGKGMRAIWKEEDLLKAWESARQEAAAAFGNDGMYMEKLIEEPRHIEIQVVGDAYGKACHLSERDCSVQRRHQKLTEETPSPFMTDELRAKMGEAAVKAAEYIKYEGAGTVEFLVDKHRNFYFMEMNTRIQVEHPITEQVVDYDLIREQILVAAGVPISGRNYLPQLHAIEVRINAEDPYNDFRPSPGKITTLHMPGGHGVRLDTHVYSGYTIPPNYDSMIAKLITTAQTREEAISKMRRALDEFVIEGIKTTIPFHRQLMDDARYIAGDYTTAFMDDFKMNDPE
- the accB gene encoding acetyl-CoA carboxylase biotin carboxyl carrier protein, with amino-acid sequence MDLKEIQNLIKFVANSGVAEVKLEMDDVKITIRTTLEGNVTEATYVQQLPVQNALPQAVVPQQIAPVAAAPAETPAAENANYITIKSPMIGTFYRKPAPDKPMFVEVGKAIGKGDVLCVIEAMKLFNEIESEISGKIVKILVDDMSPVEFDQPLFLVDPS
- a CDS encoding beta-ketoacyl-ACP synthase III codes for the protein MSTITAAITAVGGYVPDYVLSNKELETMVETNDEWITTRTGIKERRILKDADKGTSFLAIKAAEDLIAKANIDPLEIDLILMATATPDMPVAATGVYVATAIGATNAFAYDLQAACSSFLYGMSTAAAYVQSGRYKKVLLIGADKMSSIVDYTDRATCIIFGDGAGAVLFEPNYEGFGLQDEYLRSDGIGRDFLKIPAGGSLIPASEDTVKNRQHNIMQDGKTVFKYAVTNMADASELILKKNNLTNEDVNWLVSHQANKRIIDATAHRMNLEDSKVLMNIEKYGNTTSATLPLVLYDFEHLFKKGDTIIFAAFGGGFTWGSIYLTWAYDKK